CGTCGTGACGGATGGCATGGACAACGCGAGCAACCTCAGCCGCGATGCGATGTTGAATTCCGCGAATTCGAGCGGTTATTCGATCTACACGATTGGTCTGGGCGCGCAAGCGGTGGGTACGAATAGTCAGGAAGGCATTGACGAGCCGGTGCTCCAAGAGATCGCGCGCGCGTCGTTGGGCGAATACTATTACGCGCCGGACGCGAGTCAACTCGGCACGCTGTATCAGCAAATCGCGTCGCGCATTCAAAACGAGTACAAGTTGACGTACACCTCGACTGCCGCGCTGCGCGATGGATTGAAACGCGCGATTGTGGTGACCGCGCCGGGCTTGGGCACGACGCGCGCGGATTACAATCCGGGCGGCGTGATTCCCGAAGTTGAGCCGCAAGGATGGTCGTGGGTGTGGTTTATGCTCGCGTTGATTCTGCTCGTCGCGCTGTTCTTTGCGCCGCAAGGAGCGCGTTGGGTGTTCGCGCGCGCGACGCCCGCGCCCGCACCAAAGTCGCGAGTGCGATTGACGGAGGGCGCAACGACCCCCGCGCCAAGCTCACCGCGTCCCTCGCGCATCAAGATCAAGAAGCCGGCAACCGCGGATGCGACGCGGCAAAAG
The genomic region above belongs to Chloroflexota bacterium and contains:
- a CDS encoding VWA domain-containing protein — encoded protein: MKTWFRSFILACTMALVATINTYAQTPVVINVTQVDTSRFPQVDVYISVTDANGNPVRNVPASALQVQENGKTVAATATTRSGDLGPVSTILIVDRSGSMARSGKMDGAKQAATTFVNQMRSGDRAALVQFDTEIETLQSLTDNKNALLAAIPKLVPRGNTAMYDALGQASRFFESAQGRKAVIVVTDGMDNASNLSRDAMLNSANSSGYSIYTIGLGAQAVGTNSQEGIDEPVLQEIARASLGEYYYAPDASQLGTLYQQIASRIQNEYKLTYTSTAALRDGLKRAIVVTAPGLGTTRADYNPGGVIPEVEPQGWSWVWFMLALILLVALFFAPQGARWVFARATPAPAPKSRVRLTEGATTPAPSSPRPSRIKIKKPATADATRQKLPWDEEPSKH